One segment of Cyprinus carpio isolate SPL01 chromosome A17, ASM1834038v1, whole genome shotgun sequence DNA contains the following:
- the LOC109108414 gene encoding E3 ubiquitin-protein ligase pellino homolog 1-like has protein sequence MFSPDQENISTSSTKVPVKYGELIVLGYNGSLPNGDRGRRKSRFALFKRPKSNGVKPSTVHVACTPQAAKAISNKDQHSISYTLSRVQTVVVEYTQDSNTDMFQIGRSTESPIDFVVTDTVPGSQSNSDTQTVQSTISRFACRIICQRTPPYTARIYAAGFDSSKNIFLGEKAAKWKTSDGQMDGLTTNGVLVMHPRHGFTEDSKPSVWREISVCGNVFTLRETRSAQQRGKMVENETQELVDGSLIDLCGATLLWRTAEGLSRTPTVKHLEALRQELNAARPQCPVGFNTLAFPSMRRKDIVDEKQPWVYLNCGHVHGYHNWGNRDAERDGREGRERECPMCRTRGPYVPLWLGCEAGFYLDAAPPTHAFSPCGHVCSEKTVVYWNQIPLPHGTHTFHAACPFCAQQLSGEQGYIRLIFQGPVD, from the exons ATGTTCTCCCCCGATCAGGAAAACATCTCTACGTCGTCAACCAAAGTGCCAGTCAAATATGGAGAACTCATTGTGCTCGG GTATAATGGCTCTCTACCCAACGGGGACCGGGGTAGAAGGAAGAGCAGATTTGCGCTCTTCAAAAGACCCAAATCCAATGGAGTCAAACCCAGCACTGTACACGTAGCCTGCACCCCACAGGCTGCCAAG gccataagtAACAAGGATCAGCACAGTATTTCCTACACGTTGTCCCGTGTACAGACAGTGGTGGTGGAGTACACTCAAGACAGCAATACAGACATGTTTCAG ATTGGCCGCTCAACTGAAAGTCCAATAGATTTTGTGGTGACTGACACTGTTCCCGGGAGTCAGAGCAACTCTGACACTCAGACAGTTCAGAGCACCATATCTCGCTTTGCATGCCGGATCATATGTCAGCGAACGCCCCCTTACACCGCCCGCATCTACGCCGCCGGATTTGACTCCTCAAAGAACATCTTCCTAGGG GAGAAAGCAGCAAAGTGGAAGACAtcggatggacagatggacggtCTGACTACTAACGGTGTGTTGGTAATGCATCCTCGGCATGGTTTCACAGAGGACTCCAAACCCAGTGTGTGGAGAGAGATTTCAGTGTGTGGAAACGTGTTCACCTTGAGAGAGACACGGTCGGCTCAGCAGAGAGGGAAAATG GTGGAGAATGAGACTCAAGAGTTAGTGGACGGCTCTCTGATTGATCTCTGCGGAGCAACTCTCTTGTGGCGTACTGCTGAAGGGCTTTCCCGCACTCCCACTGTCAAACACCTGGAGGCGCTCCGGCAAGAGCTGAACGCTGCTCGTCCCCAGTGCCCCGTGGGTTTCAACACCCTCGCCTTCCCCAGCATGCGGCGGAAGGACATAGTGGACGAGAAGCAACCCTGGGTCTATCTAAACTGCGGTCATGTTCACGGCTACCACAACTGGGGTAACCGTGATGCAGAGCGAGACGGAAGGGAGGGCCGAGAACGGGAATGTCCCATGTGCCGCACTCGTGGGCCATACGTGCCGCTGTGGCTGGGCTGCGAGGCAGGGTTTTATCTGGATGCGGCTCCTCCTACTCACGCGTTCAGCCCATGTGGCCACGTGTGCTCAGAAAAAACAGTGGTGTATTGGAATCAAATCCCTCTTCCTCACGGAACGCACACCTTCCATGCTGCCTGCCCTTTCTGCGCCCAACAGCTCAGCGGTGAGCAGGGATACATCAGACTTATCTTCCAGGGGCCCGTGGACTAA